From one Deltaproteobacteria bacterium genomic stretch:
- the scpB gene encoding SMC-Scp complex subunit ScpB codes for MDLSALRPAVESLIFSSEYPLTVEIIKEILGEREKEKISHVLEELSVEYGDSRHGFELVQVAEGYQFRTKPAYSEWIRELRKTRAPRLSRSSMEVLAIVAYKQPIMRTEVEAIRGVDSASVLKTLLERRLIRILGRKDVPGRPIVYGTTREFLQVFGLRNLSDLPTLREIEDLHKGETIPTDPGE; via the coding sequence ATGGATCTTTCCGCCTTGAGGCCAGCCGTCGAGAGCCTGATCTTCAGTTCTGAGTATCCTCTGACCGTCGAAATCATCAAGGAGATATTGGGGGAACGGGAAAAGGAGAAGATCAGTCACGTCCTGGAGGAGTTGAGCGTCGAATACGGCGACTCGAGGCACGGATTCGAACTCGTCCAAGTTGCTGAAGGCTATCAGTTTCGTACCAAGCCCGCCTATTCGGAGTGGATAAGGGAACTCCGAAAGACCAGGGCGCCGCGGCTCAGTCGGTCCTCCATGGAGGTCCTGGCCATAGTCGCCTACAAGCAGCCCATCATGAGAACCGAGGTCGAGGCGATCCGTGGTGTCGACTCCGCCTCGGTTCTCAAGACGCTTCTTGAACGGAGGCTGATCCGGATACTGGGGCGAAAGGATGTACCCGGGCGACCCATAGTCTATGGAACCACGCGGGAGTTTCTCCAGGTGTTCGGACTCAGGAACCTCTCCGATCTCCCCACCCTCAGAGAAATCGAAGACCTCCACAAGGGGGAGACCATACCCACTGATCCCGGAGAGTAG
- a CDS encoding hydrogenase iron-sulfur subunit → MAPDWEPRILAFLCNWCSYAGADLAGTSRIQYPPNIRVIRVPCSGRINPLFIIKALQSGADGVLVAGCHPGDCHYETGNYLARRRAAVLKSLLEFLGIEEERIHFSWVSAAEGAKFSQLVEEVTKRVKRLGPSRRLVKIDG, encoded by the coding sequence ATGGCTCCTGATTGGGAACCGAGGATTCTCGCTTTTCTCTGCAACTGGTGCTCCTATGCCGGGGCTGATCTGGCCGGAACATCGAGGATCCAGTATCCGCCGAACATCCGAGTCATCCGTGTGCCCTGCTCAGGGAGAATCAACCCCCTCTTTATTATCAAGGCCCTGCAGAGCGGGGCCGACGGCGTCCTGGTTGCAGGTTGCCATCCCGGAGACTGCCACTATGAGACCGGAAACTACCTCGCCAGGCGAAGGGCGGCCGTCCTGAAAAGCCTTCTTGAGTTTCTGGGAATCGAGGAGGAACGAATCCATTTCTCATGGGTCTCGGCTGCCGAGGGTGCAAAGTTCTCTCAACTGGTGGAAGAAGTCACAAAGAGGGTAAAGCGGCTGGGCCCTTCAAGGAGGCTTGTGAAGATCGATGGCTGA
- a CDS encoding 4Fe-4S dicluster domain-containing protein, whose translation MLPFLERLLLRWEVYAPVRAGGGVEFTRLGRGGSICLDFPNSRIPPKSIFFPQKETMFRFEKDEQGFRVEPPRGLDRERILFGMRPCDVHAMALLDRVFGGGEFHDPYYLDKRKRSVIVTIGCNQPAATCFCSSTGSGPFSRTGADLFFTDIGESYVVDILTKKGGEVVEEGFLADASSEEVEKAERIASEAAKSLVSFVEVEGLEQSLDRMGESPFWARVSEKCTGCAICTFLCPTCHCFDMADEGGEFKGKRVRHWDSCLFPLFTQQASGHNPRPTGRERMRQRIMHKFNYFVKSFGEAACVGCGRCIIYCPVNFDIRKVIEGIKGQEVEWERSRKVDNRGGGFCARADETGERACGQSLSSHAGQGDRD comes from the coding sequence GTGCTCCCTTTTCTTGAAAGGCTGTTGCTGAGATGGGAGGTCTACGCTCCGGTCCGAGCCGGAGGGGGGGTGGAATTTACCAGGCTCGGCCGCGGCGGCTCCATATGTCTGGATTTTCCCAATAGCAGGATACCTCCGAAGAGTATCTTCTTCCCACAAAAGGAGACGATGTTTCGCTTTGAGAAGGACGAACAGGGATTCCGGGTAGAGCCTCCCAGAGGACTGGACAGGGAGCGCATCCTCTTCGGCATGAGGCCCTGTGACGTCCATGCCATGGCCCTGCTCGACCGAGTCTTTGGTGGTGGCGAGTTCCATGATCCTTACTACCTGGACAAGCGAAAGAGGAGCGTCATTGTCACAATCGGCTGCAATCAACCTGCAGCAACGTGCTTCTGTTCTTCCACGGGCTCGGGTCCCTTTTCCAGGACAGGGGCCGACCTGTTTTTCACTGATATCGGGGAGAGCTATGTGGTCGACATCCTGACGAAAAAGGGTGGGGAGGTCGTAGAAGAAGGGTTCCTGGCAGATGCCTCATCCGAGGAAGTTGAGAAGGCCGAAAGGATAGCTTCCGAGGCCGCGAAAAGCCTGGTTTCATTTGTAGAAGTAGAGGGGCTCGAGCAGAGCCTCGACCGGATGGGAGAGAGTCCTTTCTGGGCTCGGGTCAGTGAAAAGTGCACGGGATGCGCGATCTGTACCTTTCTCTGCCCCACCTGCCACTGCTTCGACATGGCCGACGAGGGAGGAGAGTTCAAGGGCAAACGGGTGAGGCACTGGGACAGCTGCCTCTTCCCCCTTTTCACGCAGCAGGCCTCGGGGCACAATCCACGACCAACCGGGCGAGAACGTATGCGGCAGAGGATCATGCACAAGTTCAACTATTTTGTCAAATCCTTCGGCGAGGCCGCCTGCGTGGGCTGCGGCCGGTGTATCATTTACTGTCCCGTCAATTTCGACATCAGAAAGGTGATCGAAGGGATCAAGGGGCAGGAGGTGGAATGGGAGAGGAGTAGAAAGGTTGACAACCGTGGGGGAGGTTTCTGTGCACGTGCCGATGAGACAGGAGAGAGGGCCTGCGGTCAATCCCTATCTTCCCATGCGGGCCAGGGTGATAGGGACTAG
- a CDS encoding 4Fe-4S dicluster domain-containing protein has product MADLIGEEKIRALARNLLAEDRVDVVIGFERGTLPLRASPVFIRDAGDADRLIWDCFCENNLARYLISLNSQRVALVAKGCDTRSVVALLQERQIHRDRVTIIGVPCPRMVNRRRVMEEAGGEIRYARLQGADLYLEGREFRKTLKKDDFLYPSCTACTHRNPVIYDFLVGEPVEEESVGEDPWIAFEKLPDHERWARFSREIAPCIRCYGCRQACPMCYCTECFVDSTSPRWIDKGLDLSDIQVWQIVRTLHLAGRCVGCGACERACPVGVNLFYMHGKLNQELNSLFAFETGIDAGAPPPLATFSPDDPEQFIR; this is encoded by the coding sequence ATGGCTGATCTTATTGGAGAAGAGAAGATCCGTGCTCTTGCCAGGAACCTCCTCGCCGAGGATCGCGTCGACGTGGTGATCGGCTTTGAAAGGGGCACCCTACCCCTTCGTGCTTCCCCCGTCTTCATCCGGGACGCCGGAGATGCGGACAGATTGATCTGGGACTGTTTCTGTGAGAACAACCTGGCCAGATACCTAATCTCCCTCAATTCTCAACGGGTCGCTCTGGTGGCCAAAGGATGCGACACGCGGTCTGTGGTGGCTCTCCTCCAGGAGAGACAGATCCACAGGGACCGGGTCACCATCATCGGGGTTCCCTGCCCTCGCATGGTGAATCGCCGTCGGGTCATGGAGGAGGCAGGAGGCGAGATTCGTTATGCACGGCTCCAAGGAGCCGACCTCTACCTGGAGGGGAGGGAGTTCAGGAAGACCCTCAAAAAAGACGATTTTCTCTATCCAAGCTGCACGGCCTGTACCCATCGCAACCCGGTCATCTACGACTTCCTGGTGGGAGAACCGGTGGAGGAGGAATCGGTCGGAGAAGATCCATGGATTGCCTTTGAGAAACTGCCCGATCATGAGCGGTGGGCCAGATTTTCACGGGAGATCGCTCCGTGTATCCGGTGTTACGGCTGCCGCCAGGCGTGCCCCATGTGTTACTGTACCGAGTGTTTCGTGGATAGCACCTCTCCCAGGTGGATCGATAAGGGGCTTGACTTATCGGATATCCAGGTCTGGCAGATCGTCCGGACCCTGCATCTGGCAGGCAGATGCGTCGGATGCGGAGCGTGTGAGAGGGCATGCCCGGTGGGAGTAAACCTCTTCTATATGCACGGGAAGCTCAACCAGGAGTTGAACTCACTTTTTGCCTTTGAAACCGGAATCGACGCTGGGGCCCCTCCGCCTCTGGCCACCTTCAGCCCGGACGACCCGGAGCAGTTCATCAGATAG
- a CDS encoding FAD/NAD(P)-binding protein, with translation MRQERGPAVNPYLPMRARVIGTRIETDDRMLKTIDLSPAGLKVPEGFPFKPGQFCEISIFGRGEAPFGIASSPTEVGFLRFTVNRAGLVTAAIHRLEKGDEVGLRGPFGKAFPIDLFEGNHVVVIGGGFAFTTLRSLVVYMLDKQNRSRFGGITVIYGARSPGLLLYREELTAWGRQDDLDLYVTVDQGDQDWDGLEGFVPDVVARVSPSAKGTYAVVCGPPIMIKFTLPRLLELGFQGDQVYTSLERRMKCGLGKCGRCNIGHLYVCKDGPVFSYAQLARLVLDD, from the coding sequence ATGAGACAGGAGAGAGGGCCTGCGGTCAATCCCTATCTTCCCATGCGGGCCAGGGTGATAGGGACTAGGATTGAGACGGACGATCGGATGCTCAAGACGATCGATCTCTCTCCGGCAGGCCTGAAGGTCCCGGAGGGGTTCCCCTTCAAGCCGGGGCAGTTCTGTGAAATATCGATCTTCGGAAGAGGAGAGGCTCCCTTTGGAATCGCTTCTTCCCCCACGGAGGTAGGATTCCTTCGCTTTACCGTAAACAGAGCGGGACTCGTGACGGCCGCTATCCACAGGCTCGAAAAGGGAGACGAGGTGGGCCTGAGAGGCCCCTTCGGCAAGGCCTTCCCCATCGATCTCTTCGAGGGTAACCATGTGGTGGTCATTGGAGGTGGATTCGCGTTTACCACCTTGAGATCTCTCGTGGTCTACATGCTCGACAAGCAGAATCGATCCCGTTTCGGCGGAATCACCGTAATCTATGGGGCGAGGTCTCCTGGGCTTCTCCTTTACAGGGAGGAGCTGACGGCGTGGGGTAGGCAGGACGATCTCGATCTCTATGTGACCGTTGACCAGGGTGACCAGGACTGGGATGGGCTGGAAGGCTTCGTGCCCGACGTGGTCGCCCGTGTGTCGCCGTCGGCAAAAGGGACATATGCTGTTGTATGCGGCCCCCCCATCATGATCAAGTTCACCCTTCCCAGACTCCTTGAGCTGGGTTTTCAAGGCGATCAGGTATATACGTCCCTGGAAAGGCGCATGAAATGCGGACTGGGCAAATGCGGCCGGTGCAATATCGGCCACCTCTATGTATGCAAAGACGGCCCCGTCTTCAGCTACGCTCAGCTTGCCAGGCTGGTTCTGGACGATTGA
- a CDS encoding rRNA pseudouridine synthase, with protein MVPPVLRSSQQEGPFSNPESIRGAPLDRERLVKVLAKAGIASRRGAARLIKEGRVRVNGTVVTRLDFKADLRQDHIRVDGKLIKKLEPKIYILLNKPRGVLCTRRDPMGRPVVTDLIKGPKYRLYPVGRLDSDSEGLVVLTTDGDFFHRIVHPRYQKPRTYLVKVKGLPEPEQIKHLRRGIKLDDGPTQPCEVRLLRTMKANSWWQVTVREGRNRLVRRMFQSIHHPVLRLVRVGYGSLTLGGLRPGQYRNLTPEEVASLMQSSKPAGEKPKRRSVVPVRPPTREGAR; from the coding sequence ATGGTTCCGCCCGTATTGCGGAGTTCCCAGCAAGAGGGGCCGTTCTCAAACCCAGAATCGATCCGAGGTGCCCCATTGGACCGGGAGAGGCTCGTGAAGGTCCTGGCCAAGGCCGGAATCGCGTCCCGCCGCGGCGCGGCGAGGCTCATAAAGGAGGGTCGTGTCCGTGTCAACGGCACCGTGGTCACTCGACTGGATTTCAAGGCCGATCTCCGGCAGGATCACATCCGTGTGGACGGGAAACTCATCAAGAAGCTGGAACCCAAGATCTACATACTCCTCAACAAGCCGCGGGGGGTTCTCTGCACGCGACGCGACCCCATGGGTCGGCCTGTTGTGACCGATCTCATAAAAGGGCCCAAATATCGTCTCTATCCCGTGGGCCGGCTCGACTCTGACTCCGAGGGACTGGTGGTTCTGACCACAGACGGAGATTTCTTCCACCGCATTGTCCATCCCAGGTATCAGAAGCCACGGACCTATCTGGTGAAGGTGAAGGGGCTGCCAGAGCCCGAGCAGATCAAGCATCTCAGGCGGGGTATCAAACTCGATGACGGCCCGACCCAGCCCTGTGAGGTGAGACTACTCCGGACCATGAAGGCCAACTCCTGGTGGCAGGTAACGGTGAGGGAAGGGCGAAATCGTCTTGTGAGGAGGATGTTCCAATCGATCCACCATCCCGTCCTCAGGCTCGTGAGGGTCGGGTACGGGTCTTTGACGCTTGGAGGACTGAGGCCGGGACAGTACAGAAATCTGACACCGGAAGAGGTGGCTTCTCTCATGCAATCGAGCAAGCCTGCGGGAGAGAAACCCAAAAGGCGGTCGGTGGTTCCCGTCAGGCCGCCGACTCGTGAAGGAGCTCGGTAA
- the hfq gene encoding RNA chaperone Hfq, which produces MAKSQINVQDQFLNKIRKERIWVTVQLITGKDLEGYVISFDNFSLILKSSTDQLIYKHAVSCISPYDKSSKFDTFSDKARN; this is translated from the coding sequence ATGGCGAAGAGTCAGATCAACGTACAGGATCAATTCCTGAACAAGATCCGAAAGGAGAGAATCTGGGTCACCGTACAGCTCATTACCGGAAAGGACCTGGAAGGTTACGTGATCAGTTTCGACAATTTCAGTCTCATTCTGAAGAGCAGTACAGACCAGCTCATCTACAAACATGCGGTCTCATGTATTTCTCCCTATGACAAGTCGAGCAAATTCGACACCTTCAGCGACAAGGCGAGAAACTAG
- a CDS encoding FAD-binding oxidoreductase: MNSELFARIVGKENVHTDEIERLCYGRDMSIHEGVPDGVVFCQTRQQVVEILKVASFQRIPVITRGSGTSVTGAVLAMNGGIILDLSRMNRILEINRKSNYVRVEPGVVCAQLNGALAPTHFFPPDPASATLASIGGMVSTNASGNRALKYGTTRDYVMAMEVVLADGRVLKTGSIAPKTSSGYELTHLFSTSEGTLGVITELTMKILPMPQYIAYAQARFSDIESAGKAVEGMLTSGLPLSSCEILDRVSIGVVNQAMGLNIPAEVGCILFIEIDGNRKAVREQMGEIDRICSENGGLGNLWDDDPSRRLQMWAGRQGLVPSLSKIKRGARLMNYMEDFGVPVERIPDAIAEIQKISEKYSFPIGTFGHVGDGNLHAVTVIDPRNRRQWDILRKIGDDFIEMTRRLKGTFSAEHGVGMAKSPYIERELGLGLEVMEKIKKTLDPNNILNPGKMGFEGSLRDVFDRSAFQPFMEGSEDLASFGTDVDNEILACIQCGFCRAGCPTYGETSLESINARGRIILAYYLVTGRLQPSEELARRFYTCSMCLNCKAVCPAGVRVSDIIEAARARLVEAGYLPQIHQSLVHSIGEKGNPFGEAREKRADIYPSGYTPKPGTPTLLYFGCVASYQDINIVPSTLAVMDKAGVDYTTLGKDEYCCGYVSYLVGERTEFEKTIDRNLELFNKMGFKEIVTTCAGCFRTFRDLYPRHRDMGGIRVFHVVEYMEKLVKEGVISMGKGTRRRVAYHDPCDMGRHMEVYEPPRNLIKAMPEVELVEFPRNRNLAFCCGGGGGLKAYNTPMSLAIAYKRVQEAAQAGADTIVSACPSCKSNLQQGAARLRREGMGRLKVMDITELLHESAA; encoded by the coding sequence ATGAATTCTGAGCTGTTTGCAAGGATAGTCGGCAAGGAGAACGTGCATACAGATGAGATCGAGCGACTCTGTTACGGCAGGGATATGTCCATACATGAAGGCGTACCCGACGGGGTTGTCTTTTGCCAGACACGACAGCAGGTTGTCGAGATCCTGAAGGTCGCCAGCTTTCAGAGAATCCCGGTCATCACCCGGGGATCTGGGACCAGTGTGACGGGGGCCGTGCTGGCCATGAACGGGGGCATTATTCTCGACCTCAGTCGAATGAATCGTATCCTGGAGATAAACAGGAAGAGCAATTACGTCCGGGTGGAACCCGGGGTTGTCTGCGCCCAGCTCAATGGAGCACTCGCTCCGACCCATTTCTTCCCTCCCGATCCGGCCAGTGCCACTCTGGCTTCCATAGGCGGGATGGTCAGCACCAACGCCAGCGGAAACCGGGCGTTGAAGTACGGCACCACAAGGGACTATGTCATGGCCATGGAAGTCGTTCTGGCAGACGGTCGCGTCCTCAAAACCGGATCGATAGCCCCCAAGACTTCCTCGGGATATGAGCTCACCCATCTGTTTTCCACCTCAGAGGGGACACTCGGCGTCATCACAGAACTCACCATGAAGATCCTCCCCATGCCCCAGTACATCGCATATGCCCAGGCTAGATTCTCCGATATCGAGTCGGCCGGCAAGGCGGTGGAGGGGATGTTGACCTCCGGATTGCCTCTGTCATCATGCGAAATTCTCGACAGGGTCTCCATCGGGGTCGTAAATCAGGCAATGGGACTGAACATTCCAGCTGAAGTGGGGTGCATCCTATTTATCGAGATCGATGGAAACCGGAAGGCCGTGCGAGAACAGATGGGAGAGATCGACAGGATCTGCTCCGAGAACGGGGGATTGGGGAACCTCTGGGATGACGATCCTTCCAGGAGGCTCCAGATGTGGGCAGGCCGCCAGGGACTCGTTCCCTCCCTGTCCAAGATAAAGCGCGGGGCCAGGCTCATGAACTATATGGAGGACTTCGGCGTCCCTGTGGAGAGGATCCCCGATGCAATAGCGGAGATCCAGAAGATCAGTGAGAAATACAGCTTCCCCATCGGTACCTTCGGCCACGTGGGAGACGGAAACCTCCACGCCGTCACCGTTATCGACCCGAGGAACCGACGCCAGTGGGACATTCTGAGGAAGATAGGGGATGACTTCATCGAGATGACCAGAAGACTCAAGGGAACCTTTTCCGCCGAACACGGCGTGGGAATGGCCAAGTCTCCCTATATCGAGAGAGAGCTGGGTTTGGGGCTGGAAGTCATGGAAAAGATCAAGAAGACCCTCGACCCGAACAATATCCTCAATCCCGGCAAGATGGGCTTTGAGGGGTCTCTCCGGGACGTTTTCGATCGTTCCGCATTTCAGCCCTTTATGGAAGGCTCGGAGGATCTTGCCTCTTTTGGAACCGATGTGGACAATGAGATCCTTGCCTGTATCCAGTGCGGTTTCTGCCGTGCCGGATGTCCGACCTACGGCGAGACGTCCCTCGAGTCGATCAACGCGCGGGGCCGAATCATCCTCGCCTACTATCTTGTCACAGGCCGCCTCCAGCCCTCCGAAGAGCTGGCCAGAAGGTTCTACACGTGCTCCATGTGCCTCAACTGCAAGGCCGTCTGCCCGGCCGGAGTCAGGGTCTCCGACATCATCGAGGCTGCCCGGGCGAGGCTGGTAGAGGCAGGCTATCTCCCGCAAATCCACCAGAGTTTGGTCCATTCGATCGGGGAGAAAGGAAATCCCTTTGGAGAGGCTAGGGAGAAGAGGGCCGACATCTATCCCAGTGGTTACACGCCTAAGCCCGGGACGCCAACCCTCCTCTACTTCGGTTGCGTCGCGTCGTACCAGGACATCAATATAGTCCCGAGCACCCTTGCCGTCATGGACAAGGCTGGGGTCGACTACACCACTCTTGGCAAAGATGAGTATTGTTGCGGTTATGTCTCTTACCTGGTAGGCGAACGGACGGAATTCGAGAAGACCATCGACAGAAACCTCGAACTCTTCAATAAGATGGGGTTCAAGGAGATCGTGACGACCTGCGCGGGGTGCTTTCGCACTTTCAGGGATCTCTATCCTAGACACAGGGATATGGGCGGCATTCGGGTCTTTCACGTCGTGGAGTATATGGAGAAGCTCGTCAAGGAAGGCGTGATATCGATGGGGAAGGGAACCAGACGCAGGGTGGCCTACCACGACCCCTGCGACATGGGCCGCCACATGGAGGTCTACGAGCCGCCGCGCAACCTGATCAAGGCCATGCCGGAGGTGGAGTTGGTTGAGTTTCCGAGAAACAGAAACCTGGCCTTTTGTTGCGGCGGCGGCGGCGGGCTGAAGGCCTACAATACACCTATGAGTCTGGCCATCGCCTACAAGCGGGTTCAAGAGGCTGCCCAAGCCGGGGCCGACACTATCGTCTCGGCCTGTCCGTCGTGCAAGAGCAATCTCCAGCAGGGAGCCGCCAGATTGAGGAGAGAAGGCATGGGAAGGTTGAAGGTCATGGACATTACCGAGCTCCTTCACGAGTCGGCGGCCTGA